In Pedobacter heparinus DSM 2366, the following are encoded in one genomic region:
- the gpmI gene encoding 2,3-bisphosphoglycerate-independent phosphoglycerate mutase — protein MNNKKLVLLILDGWGYGKKDNSDAAYAANTPFFDSLLQKWPNSKLEASGEAVGLPAGQMGNSEVGHMNLGAGRIVYQELGRINKAISDRTLHHNPVLTAAFSYAKNNNKAVHFIGLTSDGGVHAHINHLKALCDAATEQGLKEVFVHAFMDGRDTDPNSGLNFIKDLEHYLQNTSAKIASLIGRYYAMDRDSRWERVKLTYDLLTQGIGTPATDPAMAIEQSYAAGITDEFIKPVVVTQSSGQPVATIQPGDVVICFNYRTDRGREITAALTQNDYPEFGMHKLPLYYVTMTTYDENFKDVKVIFTKDDLSETLGEVLEKYHKNQIRIAETEKYPHVTFFFSGGREQVFENEKRIMIPSPKVATYDLQPEMSAAGITEAICKELETGWADFVCLNFANPDMVGHTGVFNAVVKAVETADSCAEIVVNKGLENGYSFIILADHGNSEFMINGDGSVNTAHTTNLVPCILVDKDFSSIADGKLGDIAPTILSIMDIPKPAIMTGNSLV, from the coding sequence ATGAACAATAAAAAGCTAGTACTACTTATTCTTGATGGCTGGGGATACGGAAAAAAAGACAATTCTGATGCAGCTTATGCGGCAAACACCCCTTTTTTTGATTCTTTATTACAAAAATGGCCTAATTCGAAATTAGAAGCCTCCGGTGAAGCAGTAGGTTTACCGGCCGGCCAGATGGGAAACTCTGAAGTTGGCCACATGAACCTTGGTGCAGGAAGAATAGTATATCAGGAACTTGGCCGGATCAATAAAGCGATCAGCGACAGGACATTGCATCATAACCCTGTTTTAACAGCTGCCTTTAGCTATGCAAAAAACAACAATAAAGCGGTTCATTTTATAGGCCTGACTTCTGATGGGGGCGTTCATGCCCACATCAACCATTTAAAGGCTTTGTGTGATGCGGCAACAGAACAGGGGCTGAAAGAAGTGTTTGTACATGCCTTTATGGACGGGCGCGATACAGATCCGAACTCGGGGCTAAATTTTATTAAAGACCTGGAGCATTACCTGCAAAATACCTCAGCTAAAATAGCCAGTTTGATTGGCCGTTATTATGCAATGGACAGGGACAGCAGATGGGAAAGGGTTAAACTGACTTACGACCTGCTTACCCAGGGCATCGGGACACCGGCTACGGATCCGGCTATGGCTATTGAACAGTCTTATGCAGCTGGCATAACGGATGAGTTTATTAAACCCGTTGTAGTTACACAGTCCAGCGGACAACCTGTTGCCACTATACAACCTGGCGATGTGGTCATCTGCTTTAACTACAGGACAGACCGTGGCCGCGAAATTACGGCAGCACTTACCCAGAACGATTATCCTGAATTTGGGATGCATAAACTGCCCTTGTATTATGTGACCATGACCACTTATGATGAAAACTTTAAAGATGTAAAAGTCATTTTCACCAAAGATGACCTTTCTGAAACCCTGGGAGAAGTTTTAGAGAAATACCATAAAAACCAGATCCGCATTGCGGAAACTGAAAAATACCCGCATGTAACCTTTTTCTTTTCAGGAGGCCGGGAACAGGTTTTTGAAAACGAAAAAAGGATCATGATCCCCTCTCCTAAAGTAGCTACCTACGATTTACAGCCTGAAATGAGCGCAGCGGGAATTACCGAGGCCATTTGCAAAGAGCTGGAAACCGGCTGGGCAGATTTTGTATGCCTGAACTTTGCCAATCCGGATATGGTTGGTCATACCGGTGTTTTTAACGCAGTAGTTAAAGCTGTTGAAACGGCCGATAGCTGCGCTGAAATTGTGGTAAACAAAGGTCTTGAAAACGGATATTCGTTCATCATCCTGGCCGATCACGGAAATTCTGAATTTATGATCAACGGGGACGGTTCGGTAAACACTGCCCATACCACCAACCTGGTACCCTGTATTTTGGTGGATAAAGATTTCAGCAGTATTGCTGATGGCAAACTGGGTGATATTGCGCCTACCATTTTAAGCATTATGGACATTCCCAAACCGGCAATTATGACTGGTAACAGTCTGGTATAA
- a CDS encoding M48 family metallopeptidase, with the protein MKRLLIVGTTAVLLALSSCSTVPLTGRSRLNLVSNDQVLPMAFQAYNEFLTENKGAVLSASNADAQRVKRIGNTLIASVKNYMNNNNYGDLIKDYKWEVNVVQSKELNAWCMPGGKIVVYTGLLPVTKDDAGLATVMGHEIAHAIAGHSAERMSQQMVAQGVGVLGNVATANNEKKQSVFNTLYGVGTPLVMLSYGRNQELEADRLGLIFMAMAGYNPQTAIAFWQRMAAASQSGQKPPEFLSTHPSDATRIAQIQRILPEAQRYYKSTNGKPVN; encoded by the coding sequence ATGAAAAGATTATTGATTGTTGGCACAACCGCTGTATTGCTGGCGCTATCATCCTGCTCTACAGTTCCGCTGACCGGCAGGAGCAGATTAAACCTGGTTAGCAATGATCAGGTATTACCGATGGCCTTTCAGGCTTACAACGAGTTTTTAACGGAAAATAAAGGTGCGGTGCTCTCGGCCTCTAATGCAGATGCCCAAAGGGTAAAGCGGATCGGGAATACCCTGATCGCATCGGTTAAAAATTATATGAACAACAATAACTATGGCGATCTGATCAAAGATTATAAATGGGAAGTGAATGTAGTTCAGAGTAAAGAGTTAAATGCCTGGTGCATGCCGGGCGGTAAAATAGTCGTTTACACAGGCCTGTTGCCCGTTACAAAAGACGATGCTGGTTTGGCTACTGTAATGGGGCATGAGATTGCCCATGCCATAGCCGGGCATTCAGCCGAACGGATGTCGCAGCAAATGGTTGCGCAGGGGGTTGGTGTTTTAGGTAATGTGGCTACAGCCAACAATGAAAAAAAGCAATCTGTATTTAATACGCTTTATGGTGTAGGAACACCCCTGGTGATGTTAAGTTATGGTCGTAACCAGGAGCTCGAAGCAGATAGGCTGGGGCTGATCTTCATGGCAATGGCAGGTTATAACCCTCAAACTGCTATTGCTTTCTGGCAAAGGATGGCTGCAGCATCGCAAAGCGGACAAAAACCACCTGAATTTTTAAGTACGCACCCCAGTGATGCGACCAGGATTGCGCAGATACAAAGGATTTTGCCCGAGGCCCAGCGATACTATAAATCTACCAACGGGAAACCGGTTAACTGA
- a CDS encoding Fur family transcriptional regulator, with the protein MSTNHNSELVRKIFEAYLENKSLRKTPERFAILEEIYSRDDHFDVETLYIHMKNQKYRVSRATVYNTLELLVSCDLVTKHQFGKNMAQFEKSYGYHQHDHVICIDCGKVVEFCDPRIQQIQSMVGELLKFDIKHHSLNLYGVCFDCSAKASMNNQTAAGIKHAS; encoded by the coding sequence ATGTCGACAAACCACAACAGCGAGTTGGTTAGAAAAATATTCGAAGCCTACCTCGAAAATAAAAGTCTCAGAAAAACACCGGAGCGTTTTGCCATCTTAGAAGAAATTTACTCAAGAGATGACCATTTCGATGTAGAGACCCTTTACATCCACATGAAAAACCAGAAATACCGTGTAAGCAGGGCTACAGTATACAATACTTTAGAGTTGCTGGTTTCATGTGACCTGGTTACCAAACACCAGTTTGGTAAAAACATGGCCCAGTTTGAGAAATCTTACGGTTACCACCAGCACGACCACGTGATCTGTATTGATTGCGGCAAAGTTGTGGAATTCTGCGATCCGCGTATCCAGCAAATCCAGAGTATGGTAGGTGAACTGCTGAAATTTGACATCAAGCACCACTCTTTAAATCTTTATGGCGTTTGTTTTGATTGCTCTGCAAAAGCATCAATGAACAATCAAACTGCCGCAGGTATTAAGCATGCAAGTTAA
- a CDS encoding DUF4783 domain-containing protein, whose amino-acid sequence MIKPLLFLFVFFLEIPHSYTLQGDIIDNLSAHFKAGNAKEIAANFSSSVELIIIDEEDVYSKAQAEQILRNFFTKYAPQKSTVIHLINTNPNFRFGILSLQTKNGKFRVSITMKKSGAAFFITELRIEPDK is encoded by the coding sequence ATGATAAAGCCCTTACTTTTTTTGTTTGTTTTTTTTCTTGAAATCCCCCACTCTTATACGCTTCAAGGCGATATTATAGATAATTTATCTGCGCATTTTAAGGCCGGGAACGCAAAAGAGATCGCGGCAAACTTCTCTTCTTCTGTCGAATTAATCATCATAGATGAGGAGGATGTCTACTCAAAAGCTCAGGCCGAACAAATTTTAAGAAATTTTTTTACCAAATATGCACCCCAGAAATCGACGGTGATCCATCTCATTAATACCAATCCAAATTTCCGCTTTGGTATACTTTCGCTCCAAACTAAAAATGGTAAATTCAGGGTCTCCATCACCATGAAAAAATCAGGGGCTGCTTTTTTTATTACAGAATTAAGAATAGAACCTGATAAATAA
- a CDS encoding RelA/SpoT family protein has translation MKNALVIDLEAEKQEILKRYRALLRACKPTMQRGDKKEIRKAFDMALESHKNMRRKSGEPYIYHPIAVAQIAAEEIGLGTTSIVCALLHDVVEDTDITLEDIEREFGKKTAKIIDGLTKISGVFDYNSSLQAENFRKMLLTLADDVRVILIKLADRLHNMRTMDFMPRQKQLKIASETIYLYAPLAHRLGLYAIKSELEDLSMKYLEPDTYKYIATQLNEKKAERTLFIKRFVEPINEILAEQGLTADIYGRPKSIHSIWNKMKSKNIPFEEVYDLFAIRIILDSPPENEKADCWKAYSIVTDLYRPNPDRLRDWVSSPKGNGYESLHTTVMGPKGQWVEVQIRTQRMNEIAEKGFAAHWKYKESSNDNGLDQWIMKVREMLNNPEANALDFLDDFKMNLFSDEIFIFTPKGALLQLPLGATALDFAFEIHTDVGAKCIGAKVNHKLVPLSYKLQNGDQVEIITSSKQSPKEDWLNIVVTAKAKSKIKSSLKEEKRKIAELGKETLERKLKSLKITYNTDNLNKLSYFFKLPSTQELFIAVAKGKIELKDLKDYLASEKEIENRGAEKNEHQQIDALLNKVKGPESDILLIGEDLQKIDYTLAACCNPIPGDDVFGFVTVNEGIKIHRTNCPNAAQLMANYGYRVVKAKWNRQKELTFLTGLHIIGIDDVGLINNITKVISNDFKVNMRSITVDTDNGIFDGSIMIFVNDKDHLDNLIKNLLEVKGVTGVTRFDA, from the coding sequence ATGAAGAATGCATTAGTTATTGATTTAGAAGCAGAAAAGCAGGAGATACTGAAAAGATACCGTGCCCTTTTGCGTGCTTGTAAGCCAACAATGCAAAGAGGGGATAAAAAGGAAATCAGGAAGGCTTTTGACATGGCATTGGAGAGCCATAAAAACATGCGGAGAAAATCCGGGGAGCCTTACATCTATCATCCAATTGCTGTGGCCCAGATTGCAGCAGAAGAAATTGGGCTGGGCACCACGTCCATAGTATGTGCGCTATTGCACGATGTGGTGGAAGATACAGACATTACGCTGGAGGACATTGAGCGGGAGTTTGGTAAAAAGACAGCAAAAATTATTGATGGGCTGACAAAGATCTCGGGTGTTTTTGACTATAACAGCTCTTTGCAGGCAGAGAATTTTAGAAAAATGTTGCTGACCCTGGCAGATGATGTAAGGGTAATCCTGATTAAACTGGCCGACCGGCTGCACAACATGCGTACCATGGATTTTATGCCGAGGCAAAAACAGCTTAAAATTGCATCTGAAACCATTTACCTGTATGCACCACTGGCGCACCGTTTAGGATTGTACGCCATTAAGTCTGAGCTGGAAGACCTTTCCATGAAATACCTGGAACCGGATACCTATAAGTACATTGCCACTCAGCTGAACGAGAAAAAAGCAGAACGGACACTGTTCATCAAAAGATTTGTGGAACCGATCAACGAGATCCTGGCAGAACAGGGCCTGACAGCTGATATCTATGGCCGGCCAAAGTCCATCCATTCCATCTGGAACAAAATGAAAAGCAAAAACATACCTTTTGAGGAAGTGTATGACCTTTTTGCCATCAGGATTATTCTGGACAGCCCGCCTGAAAATGAAAAAGCAGATTGCTGGAAAGCCTATTCGATTGTGACCGACCTTTACCGGCCCAATCCCGACCGTTTGCGCGACTGGGTATCATCGCCCAAAGGAAACGGATATGAATCGTTACATACCACAGTAATGGGCCCTAAAGGGCAATGGGTTGAAGTACAGATCCGTACGCAGCGCATGAACGAAATTGCAGAGAAAGGCTTTGCTGCGCACTGGAAATATAAAGAGTCGAGCAACGACAACGGACTGGATCAGTGGATCATGAAAGTAAGGGAAATGCTGAACAACCCGGAAGCCAATGCTTTAGATTTTCTGGACGATTTTAAAATGAACCTCTTCTCGGATGAGATCTTTATTTTTACACCCAAGGGCGCTTTGCTCCAGCTGCCATTGGGCGCTACTGCGCTCGACTTTGCCTTTGAGATCCATACAGATGTAGGCGCAAAATGTATCGGGGCCAAGGTAAACCATAAACTGGTGCCCCTGTCTTATAAATTGCAGAACGGCGACCAGGTAGAGATCATTACCTCCAGCAAGCAATCCCCAAAAGAAGACTGGCTCAATATCGTTGTTACTGCCAAGGCAAAATCAAAGATCAAATCTTCTTTAAAAGAAGAAAAGAGAAAAATTGCCGAACTGGGCAAGGAAACACTGGAACGTAAGCTGAAATCATTAAAGATCACCTACAACACCGATAATTTAAATAAACTCAGCTACTTCTTTAAGCTGCCTTCTACCCAGGAACTGTTTATTGCGGTGGCAAAGGGAAAAATTGAATTAAAAGACCTGAAAGATTACCTGGCCAGTGAAAAGGAAATAGAGAACCGTGGTGCCGAGAAAAATGAGCACCAGCAGATAGATGCGCTGCTGAACAAGGTAAAAGGACCTGAATCGGACATTTTACTGATTGGCGAAGACCTGCAAAAAATAGATTATACACTGGCAGCCTGTTGTAACCCAATTCCGGGTGATGATGTTTTTGGTTTTGTAACCGTTAATGAAGGCATAAAAATACACCGCACCAATTGCCCGAATGCGGCACAGCTGATGGCGAACTATGGTTATCGGGTGGTTAAAGCAAAATGGAACAGACAAAAAGAGCTTACTTTCCTGACCGGGCTGCACATTATAGGTATTGATGATGTGGGGCTGATCAATAACATCACCAAGGTGATCTCGAACGATTTTAAGGTAAATATGCGCTCTATAACTGTAGACACTGATAATGGGATCTTCGATGGCTCTATCATGATCTTTGTAAACGACAAGGACCACCTGGACAACCTGATTAAAAATCTGTTAGAAGTTAAAGGGGTAACGGGAGTTACACGTTTTGATGCCTAA
- a CDS encoding glutathione peroxidase yields the protein MSDQSKSIHQFKVKLINGAEKNLSAYKNKVLLIVNIASACGFAPQLKDLQELREQFGTEHFEVLAFPSNDFGRQEPLEGAAIGNFCEANYGVHFPVFEKIMVRGEQAHPLFKFLTQTATPRWNFHKYLVNKEGEVVDYFFPFTKPLSSKVKKKIQRLL from the coding sequence ATGTCTGACCAATCTAAAAGCATACACCAGTTTAAGGTGAAACTTATTAATGGGGCTGAAAAGAACCTTTCTGCATATAAAAACAAAGTGCTGCTGATTGTAAACATTGCTTCAGCCTGTGGTTTTGCTCCGCAGTTAAAGGATTTACAGGAACTCAGGGAACAATTTGGGACAGAACATTTCGAGGTACTGGCTTTTCCTTCTAACGATTTTGGCAGGCAGGAGCCTTTAGAGGGGGCAGCCATTGGTAATTTTTGTGAAGCAAATTATGGTGTACACTTTCCGGTTTTTGAAAAGATTATGGTCCGGGGTGAGCAGGCACACCCTCTGTTTAAATTTTTAACACAAACGGCTACGCCACGCTGGAACTTTCACAAATACCTTGTAAATAAGGAAGGCGAGGTGGTAGATTATTTTTTTCCCTTCACCAAGCCGCTTTCTTCCAAAGTGAAGAAAAAAATTCAACGCTTGCTTTAA
- the nadC gene encoding carboxylating nicotinate-nucleotide diphosphorylase has translation MDKQVIDQFIKNAIAEDLGDGDHTSLSTIPADAKGQARLLIKDNGIIAGVELALEIFRQVDAGLVTEVFIHDGAEVKHGDVALTVSGNTRAILLAERLVLNCMQRMSGIATKTHHIVALLTGYGTRLLDTRKTTPGLRYLEKWAVRIGGGVNHRIGLYDMILIKDNHVDYAGGISNAIKAANQYLAEKGKKLQIEIEVRNIQELNEVMATGGVNRILLDNFSFADLKKAVGIINKQYISEASGGITEENVAEYAACGVDYISMGALTHSVKSLDMSLKAF, from the coding sequence TTGGATAAACAAGTCATAGATCAATTCATAAAGAATGCTATTGCCGAAGATCTGGGCGATGGCGATCATACCTCTCTTTCTACCATTCCTGCCGATGCAAAAGGACAGGCAAGGCTGCTGATTAAGGACAACGGAATTATAGCCGGAGTAGAACTTGCACTTGAAATATTCAGGCAGGTTGATGCAGGCCTGGTTACGGAAGTATTTATTCATGATGGTGCTGAAGTAAAGCACGGAGATGTGGCCCTTACTGTTTCAGGAAATACGCGCGCTATTCTTTTGGCCGAACGTTTGGTATTGAACTGCATGCAGCGCATGAGCGGGATTGCCACCAAAACCCATCATATTGTAGCGCTGCTGACAGGTTACGGAACGCGCTTACTGGATACCCGGAAAACAACCCCGGGGTTAAGGTATCTGGAAAAATGGGCGGTGCGGATAGGTGGCGGTGTAAATCACCGTATTGGCCTGTACGATATGATCCTGATCAAAGATAATCATGTAGATTATGCCGGCGGTATAAGCAATGCCATTAAAGCCGCCAACCAATACCTGGCAGAAAAAGGCAAAAAACTCCAGATAGAGATCGAAGTCAGAAATATTCAGGAACTGAATGAAGTGATGGCAACAGGTGGTGTAAACAGGATCCTGCTTGACAACTTTAGTTTTGCCGACCTGAAAAAAGCCGTTGGTATCATTAATAAACAATACATTTCAGAAGCATCAGGCGGCATTACAGAAGAAAATGTAGCTGAGTATGCTGCCTGCGGGGTAGATTACATTTCCATGGGCGCATTAACTCATTCTGTTAAGAGTTTAGACATGAGTTTAAAAGCCTTTTAG
- a CDS encoding adenylosuccinate synthase, translating to MTQVDVLLGLQWGDEGKGKIVDVLSPQYDLIARFQGGPNAGHTLEFDGKKFVLNTIPSGIFNEKTMNLIGNGVVIDPIILKRELDNLKKAGHDPVAKGKLVIARKAHLILPTHQLLDAANEQKMGKDKIGSTLKGIGPTYMDKTGRNGLRVGDTTLPDFKERYNKLVEKHKEILSHYEFEYDLTEKEAAFFEAIEFIKNIPHVDSEHFVNGYLKEGKTVLAEGAQGTLLDVDFGSYPFVTSSNTTTAGACTGLGIAPNKVGSVYGIFKAYCTRVGGGPFPTELDDEVGETLRKVGHEFGATTGRARRCGWIDLPALKYAIMLNGVTELIMMKADVLDGFDTIYACTHYEHNGETIDYMPYDIITVKPKPVLKAIEGWKTDVTKVSKVEEIPAKLADYIAFLEKELEVPVKYLSVGPDRVQTLILN from the coding sequence ATGACGCAAGTAGACGTGCTTCTGGGCCTGCAATGGGGCGACGAAGGCAAGGGAAAAATTGTTGATGTACTGAGTCCGCAATATGATTTGATAGCTCGTTTTCAAGGCGGTCCGAATGCCGGCCATACTTTAGAGTTTGATGGCAAAAAATTCGTTTTAAACACCATTCCTTCCGGGATTTTCAATGAAAAAACAATGAACCTGATCGGAAATGGTGTGGTGATAGATCCCATCATTTTAAAAAGGGAACTGGATAACCTGAAAAAAGCAGGTCATGATCCTGTTGCCAAAGGCAAACTGGTTATTGCCCGCAAAGCCCATCTGATTTTACCTACGCACCAGTTGCTGGATGCAGCAAACGAACAAAAAATGGGTAAAGATAAAATTGGTTCTACCCTGAAAGGAATTGGCCCTACTTATATGGACAAAACCGGCCGCAACGGATTAAGGGTTGGCGATACTACCCTTCCTGATTTTAAAGAACGTTACAACAAGCTGGTTGAAAAACACAAAGAAATACTTTCTCATTATGAGTTTGAATACGATCTTACAGAGAAAGAAGCAGCCTTCTTTGAAGCCATAGAATTTATTAAAAATATTCCGCATGTAGATAGTGAGCATTTCGTAAATGGCTATCTGAAAGAAGGAAAGACCGTACTTGCCGAAGGTGCCCAGGGCACCTTGCTGGATGTGGATTTCGGCTCTTATCCTTTTGTAACTTCTTCTAATACCACAACTGCCGGTGCATGTACCGGATTGGGTATTGCACCAAACAAAGTGGGCAGTGTATATGGCATTTTCAAAGCCTACTGCACACGTGTTGGCGGTGGCCCCTTCCCTACAGAACTGGATGATGAAGTGGGCGAAACCCTGCGTAAAGTTGGCCATGAATTTGGGGCAACAACCGGACGTGCACGCCGTTGCGGGTGGATTGACCTGCCTGCATTAAAATACGCCATTATGCTGAACGGGGTTACGGAACTGATCATGATGAAGGCTGATGTACTGGATGGTTTTGATACCATTTATGCCTGTACACATTATGAGCACAATGGGGAAACGATCGACTATATGCCCTATGACATCATTACAGTTAAACCAAAACCTGTGTTAAAAGCAATAGAAGGCTGGAAAACTGATGTCACCAAGGTAAGCAAGGTTGAAGAAATTCCGGCTAAACTGGCAGATTACATTGCTTTTCTGGAAAAAGAACTGGAAGTTCCTGTTAAGTACCTCTCTGTTGGACCAGACAGGGTACAAACATTAATATTGAACTAA
- the plsY gene encoding glycerol-3-phosphate 1-O-acyltransferase PlsY, which translates to MISIYSISAVLLAYLFGSIPTAVWLGQAFYGVDVREYGSGNAGATNTFRVLGKRAGIAVMTIDIAKGYTATKLAYFIGLSVTGPQHSAQFVNYELALGVTAVMGHLFPIFAGFRGGKGVATLFGMILAVNFPAAMLCVLVFITVLLITKYVSLGSICAGFTFPLSIVFIFQSSIKSEVLYGMCVCVLILVTHQKNLERLLKGKESKVYLFKKKTN; encoded by the coding sequence ATGATTTCTATCTATTCTATTTCAGCGGTTCTCCTGGCCTATTTATTTGGCTCTATTCCTACTGCGGTTTGGCTGGGACAGGCATTTTATGGTGTTGATGTAAGGGAATATGGCAGTGGCAATGCCGGTGCAACCAATACATTTAGGGTATTAGGTAAAAGAGCAGGTATTGCTGTAATGACCATTGATATTGCAAAAGGGTACACTGCCACTAAACTGGCCTATTTTATAGGCCTGTCGGTTACGGGGCCCCAGCACTCGGCCCAGTTTGTAAATTATGAACTTGCATTGGGTGTAACTGCTGTAATGGGGCATTTGTTCCCGATATTTGCAGGATTTCGGGGCGGAAAAGGGGTGGCCACGCTTTTTGGAATGATTTTGGCAGTTAACTTTCCGGCAGCGATGCTTTGTGTTCTGGTATTTATTACCGTCCTGTTGATTACAAAATATGTATCTCTGGGCTCTATATGTGCAGGTTTTACCTTTCCATTGAGCATAGTGTTCATATTCCAGTCGTCCATAAAATCAGAAGTACTGTACGGTATGTGTGTATGTGTCCTGATTTTGGTAACCCATCAGAAAAATCTGGAACGGTTGCTTAAAGGAAAAGAATCCAAAGTATATCTGTTTAAGAAGAAAACTAATTAA
- a CDS encoding anthranilate synthase component I family protein, giving the protein MSLQDLYSFKQKALTWASSFEVCCVLDSNDYTDPYSAFDLILAVGVKEELNARSEDKFTELKAFYEQHKSWMFGLLSYDLKNEVEQLSSCNADQLGFPDLFFFVPRYLLRVKDGKAEVLVGEPAILDTIDRISPLIAPYNKDISIQSRISKELYLKTVETLQQHIARGDIYEINFCQEFYALHAAVDPVAIYCKLSEVSPTPFSGFFKIKDQYILSASPERFLCKRARQLISQPIKGTAKRSPDKEEDARIKNKLRKNIKEQAENVMIVDLVRNDLTKSAIKGSVKVDELFGIYGFPQVYQMISTISSKLDPAVHFVDAIKQAFPMGSMTGAPKVKAMELIETYESSKRGAYSGAMGYINPQGDFDFNVIIRSILYHADTRYLSFQVGGAITFASNAADEYEECLLKASAIIQTLKT; this is encoded by the coding sequence ATGAGCCTGCAGGATTTATATTCATTTAAGCAAAAAGCGCTGACCTGGGCCAGTTCCTTTGAAGTATGCTGTGTGCTCGATTCCAACGACTATACCGACCCTTACAGTGCATTTGATCTGATACTGGCAGTAGGGGTAAAAGAAGAGTTAAATGCGCGGTCTGAAGATAAGTTTACGGAACTGAAAGCATTTTACGAACAACACAAAAGCTGGATGTTTGGCTTATTGAGTTACGACCTGAAAAATGAGGTAGAACAGCTCAGCTCTTGCAATGCTGATCAGCTTGGCTTCCCCGACCTGTTTTTCTTTGTACCACGTTACCTGCTGAGGGTTAAAGACGGAAAAGCAGAAGTACTGGTTGGCGAGCCAGCAATTCTTGATACCATTGACCGTATATCCCCACTTATTGCCCCCTATAATAAAGATATTTCTATACAAAGCCGGATTTCGAAAGAACTGTACCTAAAAACCGTTGAAACGTTACAGCAACACATTGCACGCGGCGACATTTATGAAATTAATTTTTGTCAGGAATTCTACGCCTTGCACGCTGCCGTAGATCCTGTAGCCATTTACTGCAAACTGTCAGAAGTTTCACCCACCCCGTTTTCGGGCTTCTTTAAAATAAAAGACCAGTATATCCTCTCTGCCAGTCCGGAAAGGTTCCTTTGTAAAAGGGCCCGTCAGCTCATTTCGCAGCCCATTAAAGGTACAGCAAAGCGAAGCCCGGATAAGGAAGAAGATGCCCGCATTAAAAATAAACTGCGTAAAAATATAAAAGAACAGGCAGAAAATGTGATGATTGTAGACCTGGTGCGCAACGACCTGACTAAAAGTGCCATAAAAGGAAGTGTAAAAGTAGATGAACTTTTTGGCATCTACGGCTTTCCGCAGGTTTACCAGATGATCTCTACCATTAGCAGTAAACTGGACCCTGCTGTCCATTTTGTTGATGCCATTAAACAGGCTTTCCCTATGGGCTCTATGACAGGGGCACCAAAGGTTAAAGCCATGGAACTCATAGAAACCTATGAATCCAGCAAGCGGGGTGCCTATTCAGGAGCAATGGGCTATATCAATCCCCAGGGTGATTTCGATTTTAATGTCATCATACGCAGTATATTGTATCATGCTGATACACGCTACCTGTCCTTTCAGGTAGGCGGGGCTATTACCTTTGCATCCAATGCAGCGGATGAATATGAAGAATGCCTGCTCAAGGCATCAGCAATTATCCAAACCCTTAAAACATAA
- a CDS encoding DUF4294 domain-containing protein — protein sequence MNFYRLFILSIVIISGASAKAQVSTVPVKMPVLGKNDTIRVASTNDNGEMIPWIPLNEVEIFAMRLFKSPADRAAFNRLRYNVMKVMPYALFAKRRYEQLERDLALTTEKKEQKKLVKQCDKEIKEMFNREIKELTITQGQILTKLIDRELGRTTYDIIKETKGGVTAFLYQSVARVVGHNLKSTYSPQEDRDIESIIVSSGFYQ from the coding sequence ATGAATTTTTATAGGCTGTTTATTCTTTCAATTGTCATTATTTCAGGTGCTTCCGCTAAAGCGCAGGTGAGCACTGTGCCTGTTAAAATGCCGGTATTGGGAAAGAATGATACGATCAGGGTGGCCTCAACAAATGACAACGGAGAAATGATCCCCTGGATCCCGCTCAATGAAGTAGAAATCTTTGCCATGCGGCTCTTTAAATCGCCGGCAGACCGGGCTGCATTTAACAGGTTGCGTTATAATGTAATGAAGGTGATGCCTTATGCCTTATTTGCCAAAAGAAGATATGAGCAGCTGGAAAGGGACCTGGCACTGACAACGGAAAAAAAGGAACAGAAAAAACTGGTTAAGCAGTGTGATAAAGAGATCAAGGAAATGTTTAACAGGGAGATTAAGGAACTGACAATTACCCAGGGACAAATTTTAACCAAACTTATAGACAGGGAGCTGGGCAGAACTACCTACGATATTATAAAAGAAACAAAAGGAGGGGTTACTGCGTTCCTGTACCAATCGGTTGCAAGGGTGGTAGGCCACAACCTGAAAAGCACATATAGCCCGCAGGAAGATAGGGACATCGAATCCATTATCGTTTCCTCTGGGTTTTATCAATAG